Proteins encoded within one genomic window of Brachybacterium avium:
- a CDS encoding FAD-binding oxidoreductase yields MSSTTGGFPVPEAMPALRRMRSQVQGQVLEPGEAGYDEAREVWNQLIDRYPLLIVRAASVADIPPVLEAARTTGLPLAVRGGGHSNAGLGTVDDGIVLDLGQLREVRVDPATRLVTAAPGARTGDVDAATAPYRLAVPLGTVSTPGIAGMTLGGGVGWLVRQAGLALDRLVRAELITADGEQITASEHEHAELFWGLRGGGGNFGVVTSFTYEAVALPDPVLGATLYYRPAQWRRALAAFERWSRDLPDALTSILTVMVLPQHRGMGDEPWLLLRCTWVGEDEARGRALLERLSQAAPPDEADIGPISWPQWQSAADALFTVAARGFWRNTAFSRMDEDALDTITAVAAALPGRGTSIDIHHLGGAFARVSPQATAFPNRTARFWMAINGYWHDPSEDARFTAFAEQAGAAMKRLGEHGEYVNFRAREFREPISDLTRRAYGEQTYHRLQQVKREYDPRNLFRVNYNVVP; encoded by the coding sequence GCCCGCCCTGCGCCGGATGCGGAGCCAGGTGCAGGGCCAGGTGCTCGAGCCCGGCGAGGCGGGGTACGACGAGGCCCGCGAGGTGTGGAACCAGCTGATCGACCGGTATCCGCTGCTGATCGTCCGCGCGGCCTCCGTGGCGGATATCCCGCCCGTTCTGGAGGCGGCTCGTACCACCGGACTGCCGCTGGCGGTGCGGGGCGGCGGGCACAGCAACGCGGGTCTCGGCACAGTCGACGACGGGATCGTGCTGGACCTCGGCCAGCTGCGGGAGGTGAGGGTCGACCCGGCGACGCGGCTGGTCACGGCGGCGCCCGGAGCCCGCACGGGTGATGTCGACGCGGCGACCGCTCCGTATCGTCTGGCCGTGCCGCTGGGGACGGTCTCCACCCCCGGGATCGCGGGGATGACGCTCGGCGGGGGCGTGGGCTGGCTGGTGCGGCAGGCGGGGCTGGCGCTGGATCGTCTGGTGCGGGCCGAGCTGATCACCGCCGACGGGGAGCAGATCACTGCGAGCGAGCACGAGCATGCGGAGCTGTTCTGGGGGCTACGCGGGGGCGGCGGCAACTTCGGGGTGGTCACCTCCTTCACCTACGAGGCGGTGGCGCTGCCCGATCCGGTGCTGGGCGCGACGCTGTACTATCGCCCGGCCCAGTGGCGTCGGGCGCTGGCGGCCTTCGAACGCTGGAGCCGCGATCTCCCTGATGCGCTCACCTCGATCCTTACGGTGATGGTGCTGCCGCAGCATCGCGGGATGGGTGATGAGCCGTGGCTGCTGCTGCGCTGCACCTGGGTGGGCGAGGACGAGGCGCGCGGGCGGGCGCTGCTGGAGCGGCTGTCTCAGGCGGCGCCGCCGGATGAGGCCGACATCGGCCCGATCTCGTGGCCGCAGTGGCAGAGTGCGGCAGATGCGCTGTTCACCGTGGCGGCGCGCGGGTTCTGGCGCAACACGGCGTTCTCCCGGATGGATGAGGATGCGCTGGACACGATCACCGCGGTCGCCGCGGCACTGCCCGGACGGGGCACCTCTATCGACATCCACCACCTGGGCGGGGCCTTCGCACGAGTGTCACCGCAGGCGACGGCGTTCCCCAATCGCACCGCCCGGTTCTGGATGGCGATCAACGGGTACTGGCACGACCCCAGCGAGGATGCCCGCTTCACCGCCTTCGCCGAGCAGGCCGGGGCGGCGATGAAGCGGCTCGGCGAGCACGGCGAGTACGTGAACTTCCGCGCCCGTGAATTCAGAGAGCCCATCTCCGACCTCACGCGTCGGGCCTACGGCGAGCAGACGTATCACCGGTTGCAGCAGGTCAAGCGGGAGTACGACCCCCGGAACCTGTTCCGGGTGAACTACAACGTGGTGCCATAG